One Marinibacterium anthonyi genomic region harbors:
- the fadJ gene encoding Fatty acid oxidation complex subunit alpha yields the protein MTDFTMAKGDDGVAVITWDVPEKSMNVMSMHGLRELSDLVDDALADEAVKGIVITSGKDGSFAGGMDLNILARMKEDAGDEPARGLFDGIMQMHALLRKIELAGMDFKTKKGGKPVAAALPGTAAGIGLELPLATHRIFVADNPKARLGLPEILVGIFPGAGGTTRLVRKLGAMGASQFLLEGKMVDPKKAKSAGLIDEVVTDPLAAAKDWVLNAKPADLVKPWDAKGYKMPGGAPYHPSGFMTFVGANAMVHGKTQGAFPAPKALLSAVYEGALVDFDTALKIEARWFTNVLMNPSSGAMIRSLFLNKEALEKGAVRPAGVPDQSVKKLGVLGAGMMGAGIALVSAQAGIEVVLIDRDQAAADKGKAYAETYADKGIKRGKSTPEKKAAMLDLITATPDLDQLKGCDLIIEAVFEDPKVKAEMTQKVEAIIPADCIFASNTSTLPITELAKASARQEQFIGIHFFSPVERMLLVEIIKGANTGDRAVAKALDYVRQIRKTPIVVNDARFFYANRCIIPYMNEMLRMITEGVAMPLIDHAAQQLGFPVGPVQLNDETSIDLGAKIARATRAAMGNAYPDNPGDDLIFWMEDQGRLGRKAKAGFFDYDETGKRQGYWHGIYDKYPLLDQQPDLIEVQERLMFIQALEAVRALEEGVLMDIREGDVGAILGWGFAPWSGGPLSWIDIIGTPYAAERCDALTAQYGDRFACPPLLREMAEKGQSFYGRFNPAAAKAA from the coding sequence ATGACTGATTTCACCATGGCCAAGGGCGACGATGGCGTCGCCGTGATCACCTGGGACGTGCCCGAGAAGTCGATGAACGTGATGTCGATGCACGGGCTGCGGGAGCTGAGCGACCTGGTCGACGACGCCCTGGCCGACGAGGCGGTCAAGGGCATCGTCATCACGTCGGGCAAGGACGGATCCTTTGCCGGCGGGATGGACCTGAACATCCTGGCGCGGATGAAGGAAGACGCCGGGGACGAGCCCGCCAGGGGCCTGTTCGACGGCATCATGCAGATGCATGCCCTGCTGCGCAAGATCGAGCTGGCGGGGATGGATTTCAAGACCAAGAAGGGCGGCAAACCGGTGGCCGCCGCCCTGCCCGGCACCGCCGCCGGCATCGGGCTGGAACTGCCGCTGGCCACGCACCGGATCTTCGTGGCCGACAACCCCAAGGCGCGCCTTGGCCTGCCCGAGATCCTGGTCGGCATCTTCCCCGGCGCGGGCGGCACCACGCGGCTGGTGCGCAAGCTGGGCGCGATGGGGGCGTCGCAATTCCTGCTGGAAGGCAAGATGGTCGACCCGAAGAAGGCGAAATCCGCCGGGCTGATCGACGAGGTGGTGACCGATCCGCTGGCCGCCGCGAAGGACTGGGTGCTGAACGCCAAGCCCGCCGACCTGGTCAAACCCTGGGACGCCAAGGGCTACAAGATGCCCGGCGGCGCGCCCTATCACCCCTCGGGTTTCATGACCTTCGTTGGCGCCAACGCCATGGTGCATGGCAAGACCCAGGGCGCGTTTCCCGCGCCCAAGGCGCTGCTGTCGGCGGTCTACGAAGGCGCGCTGGTCGATTTCGACACCGCGCTGAAGATCGAAGCGCGCTGGTTCACCAACGTGCTGATGAACCCGTCGTCGGGCGCGATGATCCGGTCGCTGTTCCTGAACAAGGAGGCGCTGGAAAAAGGCGCCGTGCGGCCCGCCGGCGTGCCGGACCAGAGCGTGAAGAAACTGGGCGTGCTGGGCGCCGGCATGATGGGCGCGGGCATCGCGCTGGTCTCGGCCCAGGCGGGGATCGAGGTCGTGCTGATCGACCGCGACCAGGCGGCCGCCGACAAGGGCAAGGCCTATGCCGAAACCTACGCCGACAAGGGCATCAAGCGGGGCAAGTCCACGCCCGAGAAGAAGGCGGCGATGCTGGACCTGATCACTGCCACCCCGGACCTGGACCAGCTGAAGGGCTGCGACCTGATCATCGAGGCGGTGTTCGAGGACCCCAAGGTCAAGGCCGAGATGACCCAAAAGGTCGAGGCGATCATCCCCGCCGATTGCATCTTTGCGTCGAACACCTCGACCCTGCCGATCACCGAACTGGCCAAGGCCAGCGCGCGGCAGGAGCAGTTCATCGGCATCCACTTCTTCTCGCCGGTGGAAAGGATGCTGCTGGTCGAAATCATCAAGGGCGCGAACACCGGTGACCGCGCCGTGGCCAAGGCGCTGGATTACGTGCGCCAGATCCGCAAGACGCCCATCGTGGTCAACGACGCGCGCTTCTTCTACGCCAACCGCTGCATCATCCCCTACATGAACGAGATGCTGCGCATGATCACCGAAGGCGTGGCCATGCCGCTGATCGATCACGCGGCGCAGCAGCTGGGCTTCCCGGTGGGTCCCGTGCAGCTGAACGACGAGACCTCGATCGACCTGGGCGCAAAGATCGCGCGCGCGACCAGGGCGGCGATGGGCAATGCCTACCCCGACAATCCGGGCGACGATCTGATCTTCTGGATGGAAGACCAGGGGCGGCTGGGCCGCAAGGCAAAGGCCGGGTTCTTCGATTATGACGAGACCGGCAAGCGACAGGGCTACTGGCACGGGATCTACGACAAGTACCCGCTGCTGGATCAGCAGCCCGACCTGATCGAGGTGCAGGAACGGCTGATGTTCATCCAGGCGCTGGAAGCGGTGCGCGCGCTGGAAGAAGGCGTTCTGATGGACATCCGCGAAGGCGACGTGGGCGCGATCCTGGGCTGGGGCTTCGCGCCCTGGTCCGGTGGGCCGCTGTCGTGGATCGACATCATCGGCACGCCCTATGCCGCCGAAAGATGCGACGCGCTGACGGCGCAATACGGCGACCGGTTCGCCTGCCCGCCGCTCTTGCGCGAGATGGCGGAGAAGGGGCAAAGCTTCTACGGACGCTTCAACCCCGCCGCGGCCAAGGCCGCCTGA